The following are encoded in a window of Chaetodon auriga isolate fChaAug3 chromosome 24, fChaAug3.hap1, whole genome shotgun sequence genomic DNA:
- the LOC143317407 gene encoding dickkopf-related protein 2-like, whose product MTRQLLLTAWLALVLLARSRGGEARVRLNSIRTVILREGHALPVNRSTWEPSLDLTLYQCMSDLECSEGSYCHAPTRGPAHSRCQTCRRRKRRCHRDGMCCPGNRCSNSICVPDVDSFPSQRIPDSDGGVSAPSKKKDWRKRGRMDVKGPSGKGQVGDPCLRSSDCSDTLCCARHFWTRICKPVLREGQVCTRHRRKGNHGLELFQRCPCGDGLSCRTLREPGGQPSSPSSSSLLAAAKSKFAAPSSSSRHSSPHTSLLSSSSKSSSAVAKTRLHVCQKN is encoded by the exons ATGACCCgccagctgctgctgacggCCTGGCTCGCGCTCGTGCTGCTGGCGCGCTCCCGCGGCGGCGAGGCGCGTGTCAGACTGAACTCCATCCGAACGGTGATCCTGCGGGAGGGGCACGCGCTGCCCGTGAACAGGAGCACGTGGGAGCCGAGCCTGGACCTGacg ctctaTCAGTGTATGAGCGACCTGGAGTGCAGCGAGGGCAGCTACTGCCACGCCCCCACGAGAGGACCCGCCCACTCGCGGTGTCAGACCTGCCGCAGGAGGAAGAGGCGTTGCCATAGGGATGGCATGTGTTGTCCGGGCAACCGCTGCAGCAACA GTATCTGCGTTCCTGACGTGGACAGTTTTCCGTCTCAGAGGATTCCGGACTCAGATGGAGGCGTGAGCGCGCCGTCCAAAAAGAAAgactggaggaagagagggaggatggacgTCAAAGGGCCATCCGGTAAAG GTCAGGTCGGCGATCCTTGTCTGCGCTCCTCCGACTGTTCGGACACTTTGTGCTGCGCCCGTCACTTCTGGACTCGCATTTGCAAGCCGGTGTTGCGGGAGGGACAGGTTTGCACGCGACACCGCCGGAAGGGGAACCACGGCCTGGAGCTGTTCCAGCGCTGCCCCTGCGGCGACGGACTTAGCTGCCGGACGCTGCGAGAGCCGGGCGGCCAGCCTTCGTCGCCGTCTTCATCGTCGCTGCTGGCAGCAGCAAAGTCCAAGTTTGCAgcgccctcctcctcatcacgcCACTCGTCCCCCCACACATCTCTGTTGTCTTCGTCATCAAAGTCGTCTTCTGCAGTTGCAAAGACGAGACTCCATGTGTGCCAGAAGAACTAG